In Deinococcus aquaedulcis, the genomic stretch CCTTGGCCCGCGCCGTGCGCACGTAATCCTGCCCCAGCACGTCCAGCATGGAGGAGCGGGTAATGCGCGCGATGATCGCCAGCGGAATGCTGCCCAGCGCGATGGCCGGCAGAATGAGATGGCGCAGCGCGTCCCAGGCGGCAGCAGTCTGCCCACGCAGCAGGGCGTCCAAGATGTAGAACCCGGTGATGGGCTGAATATCGTAATCGGTGCCCAGGCGGCCACTGGGGGGCAGCCAGCCCAGTTTCACGGCAAAGAAGTACGACAGCAGCAGGCCCAGCCAGAACACCGGCATGCTGACCCCCACCAGCGAAATGGTCGTGGCGAGGTTGTCCCACACGCTGTTGCGCCGCAGCGCCGCCAGTACCCCGGCCGGCATACCGATCAGCAGCGCGAACAGCAGCGCGGCAATACTCAGCTCGGCGGTGGCGGGAAAGCGGGCTCTCAGGTCATCCCAGACCGGAATGTTGCTTTTCAGGCCCGAGCCCAGGTCGCCCTGCAGCAGCGCGCCCATGTACTTGGGGTACTGGGCGTCCAGGGGGTTGGCCGGATTGAAAAACCAGGGCTTGTTCAGCCCCAGCTGCTCGCGCAGGGCCGCCGCCGCTTCGGGCGTGGCGCGCTCGCCCAGCATGGCCACCGCCGGGTCACCGGGGATAGAGCGCACAAACACAAACACCACCAGGCTGATGCCCAGCATGACCAGCAGGGTCCGCAGCAGGCGGCGAATCAGGTAACTGCCCAAAGCAGACCTCCAAACAGGAAAGAAGCGGGAAACCGGAACGCGCCGGGCCAGAGGCGGCGCAGGCAAACAGAAAATCAGTCGTGGCGCACAGTGTAGCGGGAATCACACCGGGGGCGCGCCTGCCCGGCCCAGCCCCCGTCCCATCAGCAAAGACCGCGCCCCACAGAAGAGGCGCGGCCCGTGGCGAAGGGTTTACTTCTTGCCAGTGATGGAGATGGTGTTGAACGCTTCGCTGCCCAGGGGGCTGGGAATCCAGCCCTTGACGTAGGTGCGCGCGGCGGCCAGCGGGTTGGAGTGCACCATGGGAATCCGGTAGTTGGCGTTGTAGGTGATCTCGTGCAGCTGCTGGTACACCTTGGCCTTGGCGGCCTGGGTGGCGGCGGCGCGCCCCTGCTCCAGCAGAGTCTGCACGTTGGCGGGGTTCCAGTTGATGTCGTCCGAGGCGTTCGAGCCGTAGTAGGCGCCGTAGAAGTTGTCCGGATCGCCGTAGTCGCCGGTCCAGCCGATCATGTACATGTCGAAGCCGGGTTCCTTGTTGCGCTCTTCCAGGTACTTGGCCCAGTCCTGCGTCTTCAGGTTCACCTTGATGCCAATGGCGCTCAGGTCAGCGGCAATCGCCTCGGCAATCGGCTTGGGCGTGGGGAAGTAGGGGCGGCTGACGGGCATG encodes the following:
- a CDS encoding ABC transporter permease, encoding MGSYLIRRLLRTLLVMLGISLVVFVFVRSIPGDPAVAMLGERATPEAAAALREQLGLNKPWFFNPANPLDAQYPKYMGALLQGDLGSGLKSNIPVWDDLRARFPATAELSIAALLFALLIGMPAGVLAALRRNSVWDNLATTISLVGVSMPVFWLGLLLSYFFAVKLGWLPPSGRLGTDYDIQPITGFYILDALLRGQTAAAWDALRHLILPAIALGSIPLAIIARITRSSMLDVLGQDYVRTARAKGLAFRSVTMKHALRNALLPVVTVIGLQAGALLGGAVLTETIFSWPGIGSWVYEAISQRDYPIIQGGVIFAALVVSLANLIVDLSYAALDPRIQYS